One window of bacterium genomic DNA carries:
- a CDS encoding thioesterase family protein has product MARIKIHIPSSLPFETEIGVRITDANYAGHLGNDSVFTLAHEARERFLHSLGFSESDVDGIGIVMNDAAVMYRSEAFPGERLRVEVGVSDIYRKGCDILYRFSCIADGREVARVKTGIVFFDFETRTMVSTPEAFLEAVGAQQH; this is encoded by the coding sequence ATGGCCAGAATCAAAATCCACATCCCATCGTCTCTTCCATTTGAGACGGAAATCGGTGTCAGAATCACCGATGCCAACTATGCCGGACATCTCGGCAACGACTCCGTGTTTACGCTGGCGCACGAGGCACGCGAACGCTTCCTCCATTCACTTGGCTTCAGCGAGAGCGATGTCGACGGCATAGGTATTGTCATGAATGACGCTGCGGTAATGTACCGCAGCGAGGCGTTTCCCGGTGAGCGTCTTCGCGTCGAAGTCGGCGTCAGTGACATCTACCGCAAAGGTTGCGATATTCTCTATCGCTTCAGCTGCATTGCGGATGGACGTGAGGTCGCCCGCGTAAAGACCGGTATCGTCTTCTTCGACTTCGAAACACGGACCATGGTGTCGACACCAGAAGCGTTTCTCGAGGCTGTCGGCGCACAGCAGCACTGA
- a CDS encoding glycosyltransferase, with translation MPTPTSIVIPVHNAASTIEGAVQSLDTCELEDVEIIVVDDGSNDETAARLDALVKEIEQLHVFRQDHLGIVQALQRGLREASGNYIARMDADDISLPGRIERQRRFLDEHPQVGLVTGKVRFGGNREAAGGYAAYVDWINTLRTPEQFSRSRFVESPLAHPAVMYRAQCVREHGGYRDGPFPEDYELWLRWLEGGVRFASIPDEVLLWNDSPERLSRTHARYDVDAFYTVKSRYLARWCVAHVRSWPEVVVWGAGRITRKRVRLLEAEGARIRWWVDIDAKKIGQRIDGVEVIAPENLPAPGSCFVLPYVGSRDARAQICDWLETNGYVAGRDFLPAA, from the coding sequence ATGCCAACACCCACATCCATAGTGATCCCCGTGCACAATGCCGCTTCGACCATAGAAGGCGCAGTGCAAAGCCTCGATACCTGTGAGCTTGAGGACGTGGAAATCATCGTTGTGGATGACGGAAGCAACGATGAGACTGCCGCACGCCTCGATGCGCTCGTGAAGGAAATTGAGCAGCTGCATGTATTCCGGCAGGACCATCTTGGTATCGTACAGGCGCTGCAGCGCGGGCTGCGTGAGGCCTCCGGGAATTACATTGCACGCATGGATGCCGATGACATTTCCCTGCCGGGACGCATCGAGCGGCAACGACGTTTTCTCGACGAACATCCGCAGGTTGGCCTGGTGACGGGAAAAGTACGTTTCGGGGGAAACAGGGAAGCGGCAGGTGGATATGCGGCGTATGTGGATTGGATCAACACCCTGCGAACGCCTGAGCAGTTCTCTCGCTCCCGATTCGTGGAATCTCCGCTGGCCCATCCCGCCGTGATGTATCGTGCACAATGCGTGCGGGAGCATGGCGGGTATCGTGACGGTCCATTCCCTGAAGACTATGAGCTGTGGCTGCGATGGCTGGAGGGAGGAGTGCGCTTTGCCTCTATCCCGGACGAGGTGCTGCTCTGGAATGACAGTCCTGAACGCCTGTCCCGCACCCATGCACGCTACGATGTCGATGCCTTTTATACCGTGAAATCGCGGTACCTCGCACGCTGGTGCGTTGCGCATGTACGGAGCTGGCCTGAAGTTGTTGTCTGGGGTGCAGGAAGGATCACGCGCAAGCGTGTGCGTTTACTGGAGGCGGAAGGGGCGCGCATACGATGGTGGGTAGATATTGACGCGAAGAAAATCGGTCAGAGAATCGATGGTGTCGAAGTCATTGCACCGGAAAATCTCCCGGCGCCGGGGAGCTGTTTTGTCCTGCCCTATGTCGGCAGCAGGGATGCACGCGCCCAGATATGTGACTGGCTCGAAACGAACGGGTATGTGGCGGGACGCGATTTCCTGCCCGCCGCCTGA
- a CDS encoding NAD(P)-binding domain-containing protein: MTIGIIGVGNVGATLGKRWAQAGYHVLFGVRDPNAEKVRRLLEEAGSNACTESIDDIAKHTSVILLATPHSALRAITEQMGNLRSNILVDCTNPIAPGLRLAVGHSSSGAEQLARWVNDTPVVKAFNTMGWESMQQPDFNGTAATMFLCGDNKKANETVRKMAADIGFDAVITGPLQHARYLEPMAMLWIEMAMKHGFGRDTAFHLLRRGESEGS; encoded by the coding sequence ATGACCATCGGCATTATCGGTGTGGGGAATGTGGGAGCGACGCTGGGAAAACGCTGGGCCCAGGCCGGATACCATGTACTTTTCGGCGTACGGGACCCGAACGCGGAGAAAGTCCGTCGATTGCTTGAGGAGGCCGGATCGAATGCCTGCACGGAAAGCATTGACGATATTGCGAAACACACTTCCGTGATACTTCTCGCGACGCCACATTCCGCTCTCCGTGCTATAACAGAGCAAATGGGAAATCTGCGCAGCAATATCCTGGTCGACTGCACGAACCCGATCGCGCCGGGACTCCGCCTGGCTGTCGGACACTCGAGTTCAGGCGCAGAGCAGCTCGCGCGCTGGGTCAACGATACACCGGTCGTGAAGGCATTCAATACCATGGGCTGGGAAAGTATGCAGCAGCCCGATTTCAATGGGACGGCCGCAACGATGTTTCTCTGCGGTGACAACAAGAAGGCAAACGAAACGGTTCGAAAAATGGCCGCGGATATCGGTTTCGATGCAGTGATTACCGGTCCCCTGCAGCACGCACGCTATCTCGAACCCATGGCCATGCTGTGGATTGAAATGGCGATGAAGCACGGGTTTGGAAGGGACACCGCATTTCATCTGCTCCGTCGCGGAGAATCCGAGGGATCCTGA